One genomic segment of Danio aesculapii chromosome 15, fDanAes4.1, whole genome shotgun sequence includes these proteins:
- the mlf1 gene encoding myeloid leukemia factor 1 encodes MFNFRQLEEDPFFADPFRLHHERMRQMMGGFSDPFAQSFMPSITDVHQRGHRHPNTGQHQRSDRELDFFASPFSMMESMRNRMEAMHGHTENMSSPDSSSHSFSSSSVMTYSKVGDEPAKVFAASSQTRRAPGGIKETKKSLRDSESGLQKMSIGHHIQDRGHVIERKENRKTGEKEFNQDFQNMDETEAQAFDQEWQQEVSRFQVSAPTASLEAPKHRTVHRAAITAPQHTHRDTRAAEGNQKLHITGSSVKKH; translated from the exons ATGTTCAACTTCAGACAGCTCGAGGAGGACCCTTTCTTCGC CGACCCCTTCCGGCTGCATCATGAGCGTATGCGGCAGATGATGGGGGGGTTTTCTGACCCCTTCGCCCAGAGCTTCATGCCCAGCATCACAGATGTCCACCAGCGGGGTCACAGACATCCTAACACCGGCCAACACCAGCGCAGTGACCGA GAGCTGGACTTCTTTGCCAGTCCTTTCTCTATGATGGAAAGCATGAGGAACCGGATGGAGGCGATGCATGGACATACT GAGAACATGTCATCTCCAGACTCCAGCAGCcactccttctcctcctcctctgtcATGACCTACTCGAAAGTAGGAGACGAGCCGGCAAAAGTGTTCGCAGCCTCGTCTCAGACGCGCCGTGCTCCTGGAGGA ATAAAAGAGACCAAGAAGTCTCTGCGGGACTCTGAGAGTGGGCTCCAGAAGATGTCCATCGGCCATCACATCCAGGACCGAGGACACGTCATCGAGAGGAAGGAGAACAGAAAGACTGGAGAGAAAGAGTTCAACCAGGACTTCCAGAACATGGACGAGA cCGAGGCGCAGGCCTTTGATCAGGAATGGCAGCAGGAGGTGTCCAGATTCCAGGTTTCTGCACCCACGGCCAGTCTGGAGGCACCGAAACACAGAACTGTGCACCGAGCGGCCATCACAGCACCACAGCACACACACAG AGACACCAGAGCAGCTGAAGGAAATCAAAAGCTCCACATTACAGGCTCCAGCGTGAAGAAGCACTGA